From one Caldichromatium japonicum genomic stretch:
- a CDS encoding RNB domain-containing ribonuclease has protein sequence MATDQATPPLDSLVLYKVKPARVIALGDKIEIELEGGETKRVRPKDITLLHPGPVRSFAELAPLQGELDAAWELLEGSETTLRDLAELIFNDYTPASAWATWQRVAEGLAFVGTPDAIQIRPRAVVEREQAERAAKESAERDWRSFLERMQQARLLPEDRVRLAEVERLALGLSEHSRILEALGYPETPEGAHRALIRVGHWPERYNPYPTRCGVAQGDPDLPVPGLGDEERLDLTGLAAYAIDDEGTQDPDDALSIEGDRLWVHVADVAALVSSDSPIEREARARGANLYLPEGIINMLPAPVTEHLGLGLQPISPALSFAIRCDPKGMLQDIEVHRSWVRVTRLSYAEVEGRLDDASFADLRALTERYRARRFAQGASQLNLPEVSLRLDGEGRIQIRPLPPLMSRELVTDAMLMAGEAAARFCLERAIPIPFAVQPPPDNNDPAQDLASMYAKRRSFKPTRLVLEPDRHAGLGIELYTRATSPLRRYSDLLVHQQIRAWLLGRPLLEPTQVLERIAEAELAAANVRRCERLANQHWKLIYLKEHPNWRGEGVVVGLEERRAIMLVPELALEARVRLREGTTLNQSVRLAVNEVDLPDLNVSFRPLS, from the coding sequence TTGGCTACCGATCAAGCGACACCGCCCCTCGACAGCCTGGTTTTGTATAAGGTCAAACCGGCACGGGTCATCGCGCTCGGCGACAAGATCGAGATCGAGCTAGAGGGTGGCGAAACCAAGCGCGTTCGTCCCAAGGATATTACGCTCCTCCATCCCGGGCCGGTGCGCAGCTTCGCCGAGCTAGCGCCACTCCAAGGCGAGCTGGATGCCGCCTGGGAGCTCTTGGAGGGCAGCGAAACCACCCTACGCGACCTTGCCGAGCTCATCTTCAACGACTATACGCCGGCAAGCGCCTGGGCGACCTGGCAGCGGGTCGCTGAGGGCTTGGCCTTTGTCGGCACCCCTGACGCGATCCAGATCCGCCCGCGCGCCGTTGTCGAGCGGGAACAGGCCGAGCGTGCCGCCAAGGAATCTGCCGAGCGCGACTGGCGCAGTTTTCTGGAACGCATGCAGCAAGCGCGTCTCCTGCCAGAGGATCGGGTGCGCTTGGCCGAGGTCGAGCGTTTGGCGCTGGGTTTGAGCGAACACAGCCGCATCCTGGAGGCGCTCGGCTATCCCGAGACTCCAGAAGGCGCCCATCGCGCCTTGATCCGGGTCGGCCATTGGCCCGAACGTTACAACCCTTATCCCACGCGTTGTGGGGTTGCACAGGGCGATCCCGATTTGCCAGTCCCTGGACTGGGCGATGAGGAGCGGCTGGATCTGACCGGGCTTGCCGCCTATGCCATCGACGACGAGGGCACTCAGGACCCCGACGACGCCTTGAGCATCGAGGGGGATCGGCTGTGGGTTCATGTCGCCGATGTCGCTGCCTTGGTCTCATCTGACAGCCCGATCGAACGCGAGGCACGTGCCCGCGGTGCCAATCTGTATCTGCCCGAAGGGATCATCAACATGCTGCCGGCGCCGGTGACCGAGCATCTGGGCCTGGGTCTGCAGCCCATCTCACCGGCACTGTCCTTTGCCATCCGCTGTGATCCCAAGGGCATGCTCCAAGACATCGAGGTGCACCGGAGCTGGGTGCGGGTGACACGATTGAGCTATGCCGAGGTCGAGGGGCGCCTGGATGATGCGTCCTTCGCTGACCTGCGCGCACTCACCGAGCGCTATCGCGCGCGGCGTTTCGCCCAGGGTGCAAGCCAGCTGAACCTGCCTGAAGTGAGTCTGAGGCTGGATGGCGAAGGCCGCATCCAGATCCGCCCCTTGCCGCCCCTGATGAGCCGCGAGCTGGTCACCGACGCTATGCTGATGGCCGGCGAAGCTGCGGCGCGTTTTTGTCTAGAACGCGCGATTCCTATCCCCTTTGCGGTCCAGCCGCCGCCCGACAACAACGATCCGGCGCAGGATCTCGCCAGCATGTATGCCAAGCGGCGGTCCTTTAAACCGACCCGCCTGGTGCTCGAACCCGATCGTCATGCGGGCCTGGGGATCGAACTTTATACCCGAGCCACCAGCCCATTGCGGCGCTATTCGGATCTATTGGTGCACCAACAGATCCGCGCCTGGCTCTTGGGCCGCCCACTGCTTGAGCCTACCCAGGTGCTTGAACGGATCGCCGAGGCAGAGCTTGCCGCGGCAAATGTGCGCCGTTGCGAGCGCCTCGCCAATCAGCACTGGAAGCTGATCTATCTCAAGGAGCATCCCAATTGGCGGGGTGAAGGGGTCGTAGTGGGCTTGGAGGAGCGTCGCGCCATCATGCTTGTCCCTGAGCTTGCGCTCGAGGCCAGGGTGCGTCTGCGCGAAGGTACGACGCTCAATCAATCGGTCCGGCTCGCCGTCAATGAGGTGGATCTGCCTGATCTAAACGTCAGCTTCCGCCCGCTTAGTTAA
- a CDS encoding YcbK family protein: protein MNRRYFLGSILSAAAAPAAAFPFFTSRRPPAAVQRPRFLSFHHLHTDEAVTLAYRVGDAYQPAALQRLNYLFRDHRTGEVRTIDPRLFDLLYDLKVYLGDPDARFEIISAYRSPATNAQLRKTSSGVARNSLHLRGQAVDVRLPDLSTRRLCEAALELGRGGVGYYRRSDFVHLDTGEVRSWGIQALTKRAEADV from the coding sequence ATGAATCGACGTTATTTCCTAGGGTCCATCCTGTCCGCTGCCGCAGCGCCTGCTGCTGCCTTTCCGTTCTTCACCAGCCGTCGCCCGCCGGCAGCCGTCCAACGTCCGCGCTTCCTGTCATTTCATCACCTCCATACCGATGAGGCCGTCACCCTCGCCTATCGCGTCGGCGATGCCTATCAACCCGCCGCACTCCAGCGTCTCAACTATCTGTTCCGCGATCACCGCACCGGCGAGGTCAGGACGATCGACCCCAGATTGTTCGACCTGCTCTATGACCTCAAGGTCTATCTCGGCGACCCAGACGCCCGTTTTGAGATCATCAGCGCCTACCGCTCGCCGGCAACCAATGCCCAGTTGCGCAAGACCTCAAGCGGGGTGGCGAGAAACAGTCTGCATCTACGCGGCCAGGCGGTCGATGTACGCCTGCCCGATCTCTCCACCCGCCGTCTATGCGAGGCCGCCCTAGAGCTCGGGCGCGGCGGGGTCGGCTATTATCGGCGCTCGGACTTCGTCCATCTCGATACCGGCGAGGTCCGTTCCTGGGGGATCCAGGCCTTAACTAAGCGGGCGGAAGCTGACGTTTAG
- a CDS encoding lytic transglycosylase domain-containing protein codes for MDETARLTWFFSALALLVPGLLKADIYKYVDAVGHVYFTDTPLQGNRYRLEWQREASKVVSGNLTATDPRAGIIAQGRVLTSRPAAPLTQSQSERRALYHPLVLVNARRYGLSPSLIHAIIRAESSYNPQAVSPKGAQGLMQLMPATAARYGVRDPFDPAENIRGGAAYLRDLLDLFGQDVKLALAGYNAGEGAVLKYGRQIPPYDETQEYVRRVLHFYVDERPASFILTAR; via the coding sequence ATGGATGAGACAGCACGCCTTACTTGGTTTTTTAGTGCTCTGGCTCTACTCGTTCCTGGGCTGCTGAAGGCCGACATCTATAAATACGTCGATGCGGTGGGACATGTCTATTTCACCGATACGCCCCTCCAGGGCAATCGCTATCGGCTCGAATGGCAGCGCGAGGCGAGCAAGGTGGTTTCCGGTAATCTGACCGCGACAGACCCGCGGGCGGGGATCATCGCCCAGGGGCGGGTCCTGACGAGTCGGCCAGCAGCACCCCTCACCCAATCGCAGAGCGAACGACGCGCACTCTATCATCCATTGGTTTTGGTCAATGCCCGGCGCTATGGTCTGTCGCCGAGCCTGATCCATGCGATCATCCGCGCCGAATCGTCTTATAACCCGCAGGCCGTTTCACCCAAGGGTGCCCAGGGGCTGATGCAGCTCATGCCTGCGACCGCAGCCCGCTACGGGGTGCGCGACCCCTTTGATCCAGCCGAGAATATTCGCGGCGGCGCCGCCTATCTGCGCGACCTGCTCGATCTCTTCGGTCAGGATGTCAAGCTTGCCCTCGCCGGTTATAACGCCGGTGAGGGGGCAGTGCTGAAATATGGACGCCAGATCCCGCCCTATGACGAGACCCAGGAGTATGTCCGTCGCGTGTTGCATTTTTATGTGGACGAACGCCCGGCGAGCTTCATCCTGACGGCGCGCTAG
- a CDS encoding pentapeptide repeat-containing protein — translation MFEIKHRTTGAVLEQIDADSLVGADLREMHLSGADLSGLDLRWADLTGSDLDGACLAGASLVDAILVGAQLRAADLSNADLTRARLGAEQRAHAAMLNHANLSDARLVQADLRAVEVRYANLRGADLSYADLRRTDLYGSDLTQVRAIKALFIQANLREANLTGADLRDSHLNDANLVRANLSHADLTSTTVDGFTVLNLANLEGANLTGARLCGVLAQDANLRQANLTDVDLTNATLGGSILHRANLTNADFKGVELASVTLEFATISKARNAEVPSYKRNLR, via the coding sequence ATGTTCGAGATCAAGCATCGCACAACCGGCGCTGTCCTGGAACAGATCGACGCTGATTCACTGGTGGGCGCCGATCTTCGGGAGATGCACCTCAGCGGCGCCGACCTCAGCGGCCTGGATCTGCGTTGGGCCGATCTGACGGGCAGCGATCTGGACGGCGCTTGTCTCGCCGGCGCTTCACTCGTCGATGCCATCCTGGTCGGGGCACAACTGCGCGCCGCCGATCTCAGCAATGCCGATCTGACGCGGGCACGGCTCGGCGCCGAGCAGCGTGCCCATGCCGCGATGCTCAATCACGCCAATCTGTCCGATGCCCGCCTGGTACAGGCAGATCTGCGCGCGGTCGAGGTCCGCTATGCTAATCTGCGCGGTGCGGATTTAAGCTATGCCGACCTGCGCCGTACCGACCTCTATGGCAGCGACCTGACCCAGGTCAGGGCCATCAAGGCGCTATTTATCCAGGCCAATCTGCGCGAGGCGAATCTGACCGGCGCCGACTTGCGCGATTCGCATCTCAATGACGCCAACCTGGTCCGCGCCAATCTGAGCCATGCCGATCTGACCAGCACAACTGTAGACGGTTTTACCGTACTGAACCTAGCTAACCTGGAGGGTGCCAATCTGACGGGGGCTCGTTTATGCGGGGTCCTCGCACAGGATGCCAACCTCCGTCAGGCCAATCTGACCGATGTGGATCTAACCAACGCCACCCTGGGAGGCTCGATCCTCCATCGCGCCAATCTGACCAATGCCGATTTTAAAGGGGTTGAATTGGCCAGCGTCACCCTGGAGTTCGCTACCATATCCAAGGCGCGCAACGCGGAGGTCCCCAGTTATAAACGCAACCTCCGCTAA
- the holA gene encoding DNA polymerase III subunit delta → MAIRFNDLTGQLAKDLAPVYLIWGEEPWQFHEAARLVREAARRAGYAEREILDTAEQFQWGRLNLAAHSLSLFASRRLIELRLTSGKIDAVGEGAIRAYCERPPADVLLLILAPNLERKAQQSAWVKGIERLGVVVQVWPLKGAELEHWLSQRLKESGFQPEPGVADLLAERCEGNLFAAAQEIDKLRLLRGPGPLTLNELWGQLANSARFDPFALLDAALSGDRARTRHILEVLRAEGIAEAIVLWALARELRMLAAARQAQARRLPLEPVWEAHRVPRLRQGRIAAALKRLPLARLYALLGQCAHADRVIKGVSPGDPWHRLATIADALSGGPLWGLAQQPAPISAGC, encoded by the coding sequence ATGGCGATCCGTTTCAACGACTTAACCGGCCAGCTCGCCAAGGACCTAGCGCCTGTGTATCTGATCTGGGGCGAGGAGCCCTGGCAGTTCCATGAGGCTGCACGCCTGGTGCGCGAGGCGGCGCGCCGCGCCGGCTATGCTGAACGCGAGATCTTGGACACGGCCGAGCAATTTCAATGGGGCCGGCTCAACCTGGCTGCACACAGTCTGTCGCTGTTTGCATCGCGCCGGCTGATCGAACTACGCCTGACCAGCGGTAAGATCGACGCGGTGGGCGAGGGCGCCATCCGCGCCTATTGCGAGCGTCCCCCTGCTGATGTCCTGCTCCTGATCCTGGCGCCCAACTTGGAGCGCAAAGCCCAGCAATCCGCTTGGGTCAAAGGGATCGAACGCCTCGGGGTGGTCGTTCAGGTCTGGCCACTGAAGGGAGCGGAGTTAGAGCATTGGTTAAGCCAGCGCTTAAAAGAAAGCGGATTTCAGCCTGAGCCGGGGGTTGCAGATTTGCTCGCTGAGCGTTGCGAGGGCAATCTGTTTGCTGCGGCCCAAGAGATCGATAAGCTGCGTCTGCTGAGGGGGCCCGGTCCATTGACGCTCAATGAACTCTGGGGACAGCTTGCCAACAGCGCCCGCTTTGATCCCTTTGCCCTGCTGGATGCGGCATTGAGCGGTGATCGGGCGCGCACCCGTCATATACTGGAGGTCCTGCGTGCTGAGGGGATAGCCGAGGCCATCGTGCTCTGGGCGCTGGCGCGAGAGCTGCGGATGCTTGCGGCAGCACGCCAGGCCCAGGCGCGCCGTCTGCCGCTGGAACCGGTGTGGGAGGCACACCGAGTGCCGCGCCTGCGACAAGGGCGCATCGCGGCGGCACTCAAACGTCTGCCGCTGGCACGCCTGTATGCCCTGCTCGGGCAATGCGCCCATGCTGATCGGGTTATCAAAGGGGTCAGCCCCGGCGACCCCTGGCATCGGCTGGCAACGATCGCAGATGCCTTGAGCGGCGGCCCGCTTTGGGGGCTGGCACAGCAGCCTGCCCCCATCTCTGCCGGCTGTTGA
- a CDS encoding DegQ family serine endoprotease: MPSFALRLLPVLLFLLTTTAWAALPPSVDGQLLPSLAPMLERVMPAVANISTVTRIEAAEHPLLRDPFFRHFFDIPNQHQQRSSLGSGIIVDAKRGLVLTNHHVIAKADEIRVTLHDGRVLEAQLIGSDPETDVAVLKILAENLTALPFADSDQLRVGDFVVAIGNPFGLRQTVTSGIVSGLGRTGLGIEGYENFIQTDASINPGNSGGPLVNLRGELVGMNTAILAPGGGNIGIGFAIPANMARAIMEQLVRYGTVRRGLLGIAVQDLNEELARALNLTQTEGALVAKVQKGSAAEEAGLRTGDVILKFNDKPIRGASDLRNQFGLLRVGEPIVLDILRDGRPKRLSAQVADPYRNYLPGERIAPELAGALLGELDTGSGVPGVPVGTVERDSPAWQAGLREGDRLLQVNGQRIGKLRDIGAILRASKGLYSLHIQRGDNLLILSRR, translated from the coding sequence ATGCCATCCTTTGCTCTTCGTCTCCTCCCTGTATTGCTCTTCTTGCTGACCACGACGGCTTGGGCTGCACTGCCGCCGAGTGTCGATGGCCAGCTCCTGCCAAGCCTGGCGCCGATGCTTGAGCGGGTCATGCCAGCGGTGGCCAATATCTCAACCGTCACCCGCATTGAGGCCGCGGAACATCCGCTGCTGCGCGATCCCTTTTTCCGTCATTTTTTCGATATCCCCAACCAACACCAGCAACGCAGCAGCCTGGGCTCGGGCATCATCGTAGATGCCAAGCGCGGTCTAGTGCTCACCAATCATCATGTCATTGCCAAGGCCGACGAGATCCGGGTCACGCTCCACGATGGGCGGGTCTTAGAGGCCCAATTGATCGGTAGCGACCCCGAGACAGATGTCGCGGTTTTAAAGATCCTCGCCGAGAATCTCACTGCTCTTCCCTTCGCCGATTCGGATCAACTGCGGGTCGGCGATTTCGTGGTGGCGATCGGCAACCCCTTTGGCCTGCGCCAGACCGTGACCTCGGGCATCGTCAGCGGCCTGGGGCGTACGGGGCTGGGGATCGAAGGCTATGAGAACTTCATCCAAACCGATGCCTCGATCAATCCCGGTAACTCAGGCGGTCCCTTAGTTAATCTGCGCGGCGAGCTGGTAGGCATGAACACTGCGATCCTCGCCCCGGGCGGGGGGAATATCGGGATCGGCTTTGCAATCCCTGCCAACATGGCACGCGCCATCATGGAACAGCTCGTGCGATATGGGACGGTGCGGCGCGGTCTGCTCGGGATCGCGGTTCAGGATTTGAATGAAGAGCTCGCCCGCGCCCTCAATCTCACCCAGACCGAAGGGGCGCTGGTCGCCAAAGTGCAAAAAGGCTCAGCTGCCGAGGAAGCGGGCCTGCGCACCGGCGACGTGATCCTGAAATTCAACGACAAGCCGATCCGCGGGGCATCGGATCTGCGTAACCAATTCGGTTTGCTGCGCGTCGGCGAGCCGATCGTGCTGGATATCCTGCGCGATGGCCGACCCAAGCGCCTGAGCGCGCAGGTGGCTGATCCCTACCGCAACTATCTCCCCGGCGAACGGATCGCCCCCGAGCTGGCAGGCGCCTTGCTCGGTGAGCTGGATACCGGCTCGGGCGTTCCAGGTGTTCCGGTCGGGACGGTCGAGCGCGACAGTCCGGCCTGGCAGGCCGGATTGCGCGAGGGTGACCGACTGCTGCAAGTCAATGGTCAGCGCATCGGCAAGCTGCGCGACATCGGCGCCATCCTGCGCGCATCCAAAGGGTTGTACAGCCTGCATATCCAGCGCGGCGACAATCTGCTCATCCTGTCGCGTCGCTAG
- the mobA gene encoding molybdenum cofactor guanylyltransferase MobA — translation MKASQADEALPRIVSAKELTALILAGGRGRRLGGIDKGLVEIGDRPLIAWILAALAPQVGAILISANRHSEHYRSLGHPVLTDPLPDYPGPLAGILAGLRAAPSPWILVVPCDAPCLPLDLGTRLARALVQHRGDLAVVHDGERAQWLHALLPVGLADELADFLAQGGRRAEDWLRRYRIAWADYSGQAKAFVNLNTLEDLRNFRDL, via the coding sequence ATGAAAGCGTCTCAAGCGGACGAGGCCTTGCCGCGTATCGTTTCAGCGAAGGAGCTCACTGCCCTGATCCTTGCCGGCGGGCGGGGCAGGCGTTTGGGCGGGATCGACAAAGGATTGGTCGAGATCGGCGATCGCCCCTTGATCGCCTGGATACTCGCTGCGCTTGCACCCCAAGTCGGCGCCATCCTGATCAGCGCCAATCGCCACTCAGAGCACTATCGATCCCTGGGTCATCCGGTGCTGACCGACCCCCTACCCGATTATCCAGGTCCCTTGGCCGGTATCCTTGCTGGTTTGCGCGCCGCCCCGAGCCCTTGGATTTTGGTTGTACCCTGCGATGCGCCCTGTCTGCCGCTGGATCTTGGGACTCGCCTAGCCAGGGCCTTGGTCCAACATAGGGGCGATCTGGCCGTGGTCCACGATGGCGAGCGCGCCCAATGGCTCCATGCCCTGCTGCCCGTGGGCCTTGCCGATGAGCTGGCAGATTTCTTGGCCCAGGGCGGACGGCGTGCGGAGGACTGGCTCAGGCGGTATCGTATCGCCTGGGCCGATTACTCCGGGCAGGCCAAGGCCTTTGTCAATCTCAACACCCTGGAGGATCTGAGGAACTTCCGAGACCTTTAG
- the pap gene encoding polyphosphate:AMP phosphotransferase, whose protein sequence is MFEATKIGRSVSKEEYKEQQEELRTQLLAVQRELRNSNIAVVVLIAGIEGAGKGEVVNRLHEWLDTRGVQTFAFWDESDEERERPRYWRFWRAMPAGGEIAILFGGWYQAPIEHHFRGLCNDAELDAELNRIVDFEQMLAEDGALIVKFWFHMSEADQKARLKELARDDRSRWKMLPEKSRFSEHYATFEQVAERVIRHTDRGCAPWYLIEATDRRYRDLTVGKTLLHAMRARLDETNGTDTSLQATDALELPASDSAHITLLDRLDLDLSLPSEDYKGLLKHYQTELNELAWAAYHKRRSTVLVFEGMDASGKGGTIRRIAQAVDARLYRAIPVAAPSDEERAHHYLWRFWRHIPRAGRMTIYDRSWYGRVLVERVEGFAKPTEWRRAYSEINRFEEQLVDSGIILLKFWIQISLDEQLQRFHERESVPYKRYKITEEDWRNREKWPLYKEAVNEMIARTSTQHAAWTLVEGNDKRYARVKVLRTICEALTATLKTPLQPRTGYWPCGDKRLDQQGDKASQSKPNH, encoded by the coding sequence ATGTTTGAGGCAACCAAGATCGGGCGTTCGGTTAGCAAAGAAGAATACAAGGAACAACAGGAAGAACTGCGCACCCAACTCTTAGCAGTGCAGCGCGAACTCAGAAATTCGAATATCGCAGTGGTCGTTCTGATTGCTGGGATTGAAGGCGCGGGTAAGGGTGAGGTGGTCAACCGACTACATGAATGGCTGGATACGCGTGGGGTCCAGACCTTTGCTTTTTGGGATGAATCGGACGAAGAGCGCGAGCGCCCACGCTATTGGCGCTTTTGGCGGGCGATGCCGGCAGGCGGCGAGATCGCCATCCTCTTCGGTGGCTGGTATCAAGCCCCAATCGAACACCACTTCCGCGGACTATGCAATGACGCCGAGCTGGATGCCGAGCTTAACCGCATAGTTGACTTTGAACAGATGCTAGCCGAGGACGGTGCGCTGATCGTCAAGTTCTGGTTCCACATGTCCGAGGCCGACCAGAAAGCACGGCTGAAGGAGCTCGCGCGCGATGATCGCAGCCGCTGGAAGATGCTCCCTGAAAAGAGCCGGTTCTCTGAGCACTATGCCACCTTCGAGCAGGTCGCCGAGCGGGTGATCCGGCATACCGACCGCGGCTGTGCCCCCTGGTATCTGATCGAGGCCACCGACCGGCGCTATCGGGACCTGACGGTGGGCAAGACCCTGCTCCATGCCATGCGCGCGCGCCTGGACGAGACCAACGGTACTGACACCTCTCTCCAGGCAACAGATGCGCTGGAGTTGCCGGCCAGCGACAGCGCCCATATCACCTTGCTCGATCGGCTCGATTTGGACCTGAGTCTGCCGTCTGAGGATTACAAGGGACTGCTTAAGCACTATCAAACCGAGCTTAATGAACTGGCCTGGGCAGCTTATCATAAACGGCGCTCAACGGTTTTGGTCTTCGAGGGGATGGATGCCAGCGGTAAGGGCGGGACCATTCGGCGTATCGCCCAGGCCGTGGATGCACGTCTCTATCGCGCCATTCCAGTCGCCGCCCCGAGCGATGAGGAACGGGCACATCACTATCTTTGGCGTTTTTGGAGACATATCCCCAGGGCCGGACGCATGACCATCTATGACCGATCTTGGTATGGGCGAGTCTTGGTCGAGCGGGTCGAGGGGTTTGCCAAACCTACTGAATGGCGCCGCGCCTATTCCGAGATCAACCGTTTCGAGGAGCAGCTCGTCGATAGCGGCATTATCCTGTTGAAGTTCTGGATTCAGATCAGTCTCGACGAACAGCTTCAGCGTTTTCATGAACGCGAGTCCGTTCCCTATAAGCGCTATAAGATCACCGAGGAGGACTGGCGCAATCGTGAGAAATGGCCTCTCTATAAAGAAGCAGTCAATGAGATGATCGCCCGTACCAGCACCCAGCATGCTGCCTGGACCCTGGTTGAGGGTAATGACAAACGCTATGCCAGAGTCAAGGTCTTGCGTACTATCTGCGAGGCACTCACTGCTACCTTAAAGACGCCGCTGCAACCGCGAACTGGCTATTGGCCATGCGGTGATAAACGTCTCGACCAACAGGGTGATAAAGCGAGTCAATCCAAGCCCAATCACTGA
- a CDS encoding AAA family ATPase, with amino-acid sequence MHEGLRNLYSLVKGRDVDLRFVFLTGISKLSTASIFSGLNNLNEITLDRCYATLCGYTKEDSSRSLRSNWRA; translated from the coding sequence ATGCACGAGGGCTTGAGAAACCTCTATTCGTTGGTCAAAGGCCGCGATGTCGATCTGCGCTTTGTCTTTTTGACTGGAATCTCCAAGTTGAGCACGGCGTCGATCTTTTCCGGACTCAATAATCTCAACGAGATTACCTTGGATCGCTGCTATGCCACGCTCTGCGGCTATACTAAGGAAGATTCGAGCAGGTCTTTGCGATCGAATTGGAGGGCTTAG
- a CDS encoding BatD family protein: MAPGWQGPASPPSGPRPQAPGPFQAPSAWTPRLNWSIETSDPYLQQPVLLRLEVASSDDPGTLSLELPTTDDALLKVFSGPTNDIRFEQGVQQIIKRFILTLTPVRTGDLALPPIRVKGTLGFGQVYELATDPIRLQVRPPMPSVRPWLPLKSLILKAHLDREGPLAPGQPVTLVIELAATGGTATQLPSLEKQLAASGLRVYREQALTDTRLSADGQALLAGRTEYYTLIPQNSGRLTLPELSIAWWNLERAVREVARLSPLTLEVRGGPLQQTLAWLADIAARLWLPLVVILLVLGSYWVGTRYRGRLPELGRDVIRLTLTVAAGGWRQLSAWGAPLTRTLAPGSVFRRLHRFGLRLLPEQRRLILKLRHAEGAKTPEDWYRRLMQTDLVDPGALTRPGLLGRLVNACPKANPQTLARLLRQLDAAIYGREPLDFAQWKRDWHRQLRRGCKPLARTGRWLQRAGLPPLNPQV; this comes from the coding sequence ATGGCCCCTGGTTGGCAAGGCCCCGCTTCTCCCCCGAGCGGCCCGCGCCCGCAAGCTCCAGGCCCCTTCCAGGCCCCGAGCGCCTGGACTCCGAGGCTGAATTGGTCGATCGAGACCTCAGACCCCTATCTGCAACAGCCCGTATTGCTCCGGCTTGAGGTCGCCAGCAGCGATGATCCGGGGACCTTAAGCCTAGAGCTTCCGACCACAGACGATGCCTTGCTCAAGGTTTTCAGCGGTCCTACCAACGACATCCGCTTTGAACAGGGTGTACAACAGATCATCAAGCGCTTCATCCTAACCCTGACCCCGGTGCGCACTGGCGACCTGGCCCTGCCGCCGATCAGGGTCAAGGGTACCCTAGGATTCGGCCAGGTCTATGAGCTGGCGACCGACCCTATCCGCCTCCAGGTGCGCCCACCCATGCCCTCTGTGCGCCCCTGGTTGCCGCTCAAGTCATTGATCCTGAAGGCGCATCTCGACCGCGAAGGACCCCTTGCGCCCGGTCAGCCAGTGACATTGGTCATCGAGCTTGCGGCAACCGGCGGGACGGCCACCCAGCTCCCCAGCCTCGAAAAACAGCTCGCCGCCTCTGGCCTAAGGGTCTATCGCGAGCAGGCGCTCACCGACACCAGGCTGTCGGCGGATGGACAGGCGCTCCTGGCGGGCCGGACCGAGTATTACACCCTGATCCCGCAAAACAGCGGGCGGCTGACCCTGCCTGAGCTCAGCATCGCTTGGTGGAACCTCGAGCGCGCTGTCCGCGAGGTCGCGCGCCTGTCGCCCCTGACCCTGGAGGTGCGCGGTGGCCCATTACAACAGACGCTCGCTTGGCTGGCCGATATTGCTGCCAGGCTGTGGCTGCCGCTGGTCGTCATCCTGCTCGTGCTTGGGAGTTACTGGGTTGGAACCCGTTATCGCGGGCGCCTACCGGAGCTCGGTCGCGATGTCATACGCCTGACGCTCACAGTTGCGGCAGGGGGTTGGCGTCAGCTCTCTGCCTGGGGTGCACCCCTTACGCGCACCCTCGCCCCAGGCTCTGTGTTCAGGCGGCTGCATCGATTTGGCTTGCGTCTATTGCCCGAGCAACGGCGACTGATCCTGAAGCTGCGCCATGCCGAGGGCGCCAAGACGCCAGAGGACTGGTATCGACGCCTCATGCAAACGGATCTTGTAGATCCAGGCGCGCTCACTCGACCGGGCCTGCTTGGGCGCTTGGTGAACGCCTGCCCAAAGGCTAACCCACAGACACTTGCGCGTCTTTTGCGCCAACTGGATGCGGCGATCTACGGTCGAGAGCCGCTCGATTTTGCTCAGTGGAAACGCGACTGGCACCGTCAACTGCGCCGGGGATGTAAACCGCTTGCGAGAACCGGTCGGTGGCTGCAGCGTGCCGGGCTGCCGCCTCTCAATCCGCAGGTATAG